The nucleotide sequence ATTATCGACTTTAGATATGGAATTTGATGTAAAAGAGATTAAGAGAAATAATATAAATTCTGTGAGAACTTCTCACTATCCTACCCATCCTTATTTTATTTCTTTATGTAATGAATATGGAGTTTATGTAATTGATGAGGGAAATATAGAAGCACACGGTGTTGAGGGTGAAATACCTGGAGATAAGGAAATATGGAGAGGGGCATGCTTTGATAGAATTAATTCACTTGTAGAGAGGGATAAAAATAATCCTAGTGTTTTGATATGGTCTCTTGGAAATGAAAGTGGAGGTGGGAGTATATTTAGAGATTTATATAATTATGTAAATCTAAGAGATGGAAGTAGAATTATTCATTATGAAGGCGAGAGAGATAAATATTATGCAAGTGATGTTGTAAGTAAGATGTATGTAAGAATAAATGATATTGAAAAACAGAGTAAATATATTCCAAATAAACCTTATATTTTATGTGAATATGCCCATTCCATGGGAAATAGTGGTGGGAGTTTAGATAAATATATCGAAAAATTTGAAAGCATTGATAACGTTCAAGGAGGATTTATATGGGATTTCATAGATCAAGGTGTTTATAGGGAAACTCCATGTATAGGAACCTTTATTACTCCTTGTAATATGTTTCACGGTGAATTTGAGGGATACATAGAAGATGGATATAAGGGGAACGGATATAAAGGAGTAATATTATATGATAATACTAAAAATTTAAAGTTTGATGAATTTACTATAGATCTTAAGGTAAAACCGAGTATATACGAAGGGGAAGGGTGTGTTTATCTAAAGAAAGGAAATGAGTTTGGAGTAAGGGAAATTACGAATTATAATAAATCTAATAATCGAGTTGTTGAATTTTATGTAAGAGATAATTCGGGAATATTTGATACAATTATATTTATAACACCTGAAGATTGGGTTAATAATTTTCATAATGTGACTGCTACATATAAAGATAATGTTATGAGATTATTTATAGATGATAATTTGGTTGGAGAGAAAATTTTTAATTATAATATAGCGTATTTTAAAGATAGAATACAAGTTGGAGGGAATAATAGTTATACACATTATGAGGGTATTAATGGAGTGATAGATGAAGTTAAACTATTTTCTAAGGGAATGGATATAGAATATTTGAGAAATAAGAATTTTTATAACATTGATGCTACGAGAATAATATTTAATGATTTTGATAATAAAAGAAATATGATTAAAAAGAAGGTACATTCACAGAGATATTTAGCAACAGGAGGAGATTTTAATGATTCTCCAAATGATTCTGCATTTTGTGCTAATGGTATATTATTGGCATCCAGGAAACTTAAACCACAAGTTACCGAGGTTAAGCATGCATATCAAAATATAGATATAAGAGATTATGATATTTTAAATGGTAAGATTCTCATTAGAAATAAAAATCTATTTAAGAATTTAAAGGATTACATGCTGAAATGGAATTATTTAGTTGATGGTAAAGTAGTGCAAGGAGATATGGCTATAGTTAATGTAGAACCTATGAGTGAAATTGTATTTAATATACATGATATTGAAAAGATCAATAATTTAAATGGTAATGAGTTTTTCTTAAATATTGGATTTGTATTAAATGAGGGTACAAATTGGGCGAATAGAGGGTTTGAAATATCAAATAATCAATTTAAAATAAATTTGGATAATTCACTTTGTGAAGTAAATGTAAATAGTAAGAAGATTCAAAATTTCATAGTAAACGATTTAGAGGATAAATTTGAAGTTAAATCTGAGGAATATTATATTGTTTTTAACAAAGCATCAGGAAATCTTAAGCATTATAGATATAAAAACGATGATTTAATAAATTCAGAGTTATTAATTGATTTTTGGAATCCACTAAATGATAATGAAAGATTATTCAACATATACGATAAAGTAGTATTTTGGAAAAATATTTCTAAGATAAATGCAAATAATAATTATAATGTTTCATATGAAAATGGATGTATAGTAATAAGGTTTTATAGATTAATATATGATTTAAATAATTCAGTTCTTATTACAACATATAGGATAAATGAATATGGAGAAATTAGTATAGATTTGTATATGGAGTTATTAAAATATGGGATACCTCACGCCAGATCAGTTGGATTTAAGGTATTTATACCAACTAATTTTAAAAATATACAGTATTATGGAAGAGGACCATTAGAAAATTATAATGATAGGAATAAAGGGAGTAATCTTGGCGAGTATAAGAGTAACATAAATAATCAATTTACGGATTATATGACTCCTCAAAGAACTGGGAATATAACAGATATTAGGTGGATAGATTTCTATAGGAATGATGGTGTAGGAATTCGGATTGAAAATATTCATGAATTTATTCAAATCAATGCCAGTTCTTATATTGATGATGAATTTGAAAAGAAGCATTCATATCAAATGAGTAAATATTCTTCAATTATAGTGAATGTTAGATCGAAAGATTATGGAAGTACATTTGAGAGTTTTGAGGATGAATGTATTAATTATATTGATAAAAATCATATATATAGTTTTTTGTTTAAATTATCACCTGTGTTTATTAATAATATATCAATTAATTAGGAATATAATTAAAAATAAAAGAACCTTGATTTAAATCAAGGTTCTTTTATTTTTAATTAAACATTTATTTGTTTTAATATATATAAGCTCTTTTTGATTTAAAAATTTTGACTTAGTTAAATAGTATACTTGTGTTAATTTACTACAATTTGGTAATGAGCCAATAAAATTGAACATCATAATATTTAATAATATGTGTTTTGATACTGAATTTGAATCTTCAACAAGAGAATATATTTTATCTATATTTGTATTGTTGAATACATAATTTAAAGTATGAAATATAGCTTCTTTCATAAAATTATTATTTCTGTAATATTTTATAATAAAATATCCAAGTTCATTAATTAAATTTTCATGTATATATCTAGGTATAATAGATATAAAACCAATTGGAGATAAATCCTTTTTTAATTTAATCACAAAATATCCCAATGAATTAAAGCAACGTATTTTATCGTTATGTAGAATAAATTTATTAATTTGATATTGAGATGCATTCTTAGGTACAAGAGTATTAAAATCATAATCAATATTTTTTAATATATAGGTTAAACTTTTTTCACAAATAGGTTCTATAATTAAAATTTGTAGTTTGAATAATTATCATAATTAATCCTCAAAGGTATTATGAATATATATTCACAATACTTAATTATAATCAATATTTTATTATGTACTAATGTAATAACTATATTATAAAAAAAAACAAAAATCAATTTTAAAATTTATAAAATATAAATATTTTTTTAATATATAGGAGAAATATTTTACACATTATTAAAGTAAAACGTTTTCAAAATATTAGATTTTGATTATATAGAAGATCTAAACAGAGTTATTTATTACTTTGATAAAATAAAAAATAATTTTTATAGAAATTAATGAAAAAATATGAGTTGATATAACTTATTGTGATATAATCAGTTTGGAGTGATTAAAAAAATTTAATTATCTTGGAGGTTATAAAAATTATGAAAAAGAGAAAACTTTTTCCTATGTTCATTTCTATAGCTGCTTCAATTTTTTTCTTAGTAGGTTGTAATTCTATTTCATCTACTCAAGAAAATACTTCTAACAACTCGGATTCTGGACAAGTAGTTGAGGGGAGGAAATTAATAGTTGGTATGATTACTGACGAAGGATCTCTTGGCGATAAATCTTTTAATGATATAACTTATAAGGGGCTGACAAAGGCTAAAGAAGATTTTGGAATTGATCTTCAGGTATTGGAACCTAAGCAGAATACAGATTTCATACCTTATATGGAGAGGTTATCAAAAAATAGCGATTTGGTTGTAGGTGTTGGATATAAGTTAAAGGAAGTTATTAGTGATGCATCTAAAAAGAATTCTAAAGTTAATTATGTTATGATAGATGATGTAGTAGAAGGGGATAATGTGTACAATATTAACTTTAAAGAAGAAGAAGGGTCGTTTTTAGCTGGGGTTTTAGCCGGTATGATGACAAAAACTAATAAAATTGGTTTTATTGGAGGAACTGATTCTCCATTAATTAAAAAATTTGAAGTTGGTTTTATTGCTGGAGTTAAGAGTGTTAATCCAGAAGCAGGAAAACTTTTAGAGGATGGCAATACTTCTAGATATGCAGGTACATTCTCGGATGTGTCTAAAGGTTATGAAATAGGTAAGTCTCTTTTTGATGATGGTGTCGATATAGTATATCATGCTGCTGGAGCTGTTGGTATAGGTATGTTTAGGGCTGCAAAGGAAACTGGAAATTATTGTATTGGTGTAGATCAAGATCAAACACTTACGCTTCCTGAATATGAAGATGTAATACTTACTTCGATGATTAAAAAATTAGATATTGCTGTATATGATGTTGTAAGGAAAACTTTGGAGAATGGATTTGTTGCTACTACAGTTGAATTAGGATTAAAAGATGGAGCTGTATCTTTAGTTGAGAATAAAAACGGAAAGGTTACTCAACAAGTATTAGATAAGGTTGAAGAGTATAGTAATAAGATAAAAAATGGAGAAATAGTTGTACCTAAAACTATTGAAGAACTTAAAAATTTTAATATATAATTTTGATCGGTTTAAAGCTACTTTTATAAGAAGAGAATAGTTTTTTTATAATAGTGGCTTTTTTTTATTAAGGGAGAATGATCTATGAAAGTTGTTGAGATGAAAAATATAACTAAAAGATTTCCTGGTATGATTGCTAATAAAAATATAAATTTTGACTTAAGGAAACAAGAGGTACATGTTCTTCTTGGAGAAAACGGGGCAGGAAAGACAACTCTTATGAATATCTTATATGGTATTTATAATCAAGATGAAGGGGATATTTTTATAAATGGTGAAAAAACAAAAATAAGTACACCTAAAGATGCTATATCTAAGGGTATTGGTATGGTTCATCAACATTTTATGTTAGTACATAATTTTACTGTTGCAGAAAATATAGTTCTTGGACATGAACCTACTAAATTTAAATTTATATTTGATAAGAGTTCTGTAAATGAGAAAGTTGAAAAATTAATTGATAAATATGATTTTAATATAGATCTAAATAGTAAAATACATGATATATCTGTGGGTCAACAACAGAAAGTAGAAATTTTGAAGATGCTTTATAGAGGAGCAGATATAATAATACTTGATGAACCAACTGCTGTATTAACTCCTGATGAGATAAAAGAGTTGGGAGATATTATGAATAATCTTGTTAATGAAGGCAAATCTATTATACTTATTACTCATAAATTAAAAGAGGTTATGAGTATGAGTGATAGAGTAACAATTATAAGAAAGGGAGAACTTATTGATACATTAAATACAGAAGATACATCTATAGAAGAACTTGCAAATCTTATGGTGGGAAGACAGGTTGATTTAAATGTGTATACTGAAAAGTCAAAGGAATTTGGAAATGTATTAAGTATTCGAAATTTAATGGCAAAAGATAATAGAGGTATAGATGCGATTAAGGGTTTAAATTTAGATGTCAAGTATGGAGAAATATTTGGAATTATTGGAGTTGATGGTAACGGACAAAGTGAACTCGTAGAAGTTTTAACTGGTATAAGGAAATGTTGTGGAGGTGAGATATTATTTAATGGAGAGGATATTAAAAATTTATCAGCAAAGGATATTATAAATAAAAATGTAGTGAGTATACCAGAGGATAGGCATAAGACGGGATTAGTACTTCAACATTCTTTGTATGAAAATTCGATTTTAGGAATGCAACACTTAAGTAAATTTTCAAAAGGGATTTTTCTTGATTATAAGAAAATAAGAGATCATGCAAAAAGAATTATAGAGGAATTTGACGTGAGAACTATAAGTGATAGTGTGAATGCTTCAATTTTATCTGGAGGTAATCAGCAAAAATTTATAATAGGTAGAGAAATTTATAAAAATCCCAAACTT is from Candidatus Arthromitus sp. SFB-rat-Yit and encodes:
- a CDS encoding ABC transporter ATP-binding protein; this encodes MKVVEMKNITKRFPGMIANKNINFDLRKQEVHVLLGENGAGKTTLMNILYGIYNQDEGDIFINGEKTKISTPKDAISKGIGMVHQHFMLVHNFTVAENIVLGHEPTKFKFIFDKSSVNEKVEKLIDKYDFNIDLNSKIHDISVGQQQKVEILKMLYRGADIIILDEPTAVLTPDEIKELGDIMNNLVNEGKSIILITHKLKEVMSMSDRVTIIRKGELIDTLNTEDTSIEELANLMVGRQVDLNVYTEKSKEFGNVLSIRNLMAKDNRGIDAIKGLNLDVKYGEIFGIIGVDGNGQSELVEVLTGIRKCCGGEILFNGEDIKNLSAKDIINKNVVSIPEDRHKTGLVLQHSLYENSILGMQHLSKFSKGIFLDYKKIRDHAKRIIEEFDVRTISDSVNASILSGGNQQKFIIGREIYKNPKLIIAVQPTRGLDVGSIEYIHKRLIEERNNGKAILLISLELDEILSLSDRIGVIYNGNIPRVLDRKEADENKIGILMAGGVFGG
- a CDS encoding GNAT family N-acetyltransferase; its protein translation is MLIIEPICEKSLTYILKNIDYDFNTLVPKNASQYQINKFILHNDKIRCFNSLGYFVIKLKKDLSPIGFISIIPRYIHENLINELGYFIIKYYRNNNFMKEAIFHTLNYVFNNTNIDKIYSLVEDSNSVSKHILLNIMMFNFIGSLPNCSKLTQVYYLTKSKFLNQKELIYIKTNKCLIKNKRTLI
- a CDS encoding glycoside hydrolase family 2 TIM barrel-domain containing protein; this translates as MFKLFILPLGFIIIGISIFVAINREVKGVVSLNSFVKEFPKVYADFNEWDDRVDVFHINREIARSFFLPYPNREILLSDVKKDPLNSVKIKDSDNIKVLNGKWKFSLDYAPKYRNLDFYKQDYDVSNWGDINVPSNWQMEGYDFPIYVNFKYPWTGFENLEFYKAPKKFNPIGNYRRDFFVDESWLNDKVYISFQGVESCFYLWINGEFVGYSEDSFSPSEFDITDFLVSGKNYISVQVFRWCDGSFLEDQDFIRLSGIFRDVFLYRTPKIHIADFEVITNADDDLKNFDLILNVNLINYLNENRNYSISTVLFDEKWNLISSIENMGNFDNSYTYKDAIKGNFNLCLNIKEPKKWSAEEPNLYNLVISLKNDLLNETQSIHTRVGFRTFEIKGNKMYINGKPILFKGVNRHETHPTKGRALSTLDMEFDVKEIKRNNINSVRTSHYPTHPYFISLCNEYGVYVIDEGNIEAHGVEGEIPGDKEIWRGACFDRINSLVERDKNNPSVLIWSLGNESGGGSIFRDLYNYVNLRDGSRIIHYEGERDKYYASDVVSKMYVRINDIEKQSKYIPNKPYILCEYAHSMGNSGGSLDKYIEKFESIDNVQGGFIWDFIDQGVYRETPCIGTFITPCNMFHGEFEGYIEDGYKGNGYKGVILYDNTKNLKFDEFTIDLKVKPSIYEGEGCVYLKKGNEFGVREITNYNKSNNRVVEFYVRDNSGIFDTIIFITPEDWVNNFHNVTATYKDNVMRLFIDDNLVGEKIFNYNIAYFKDRIQVGGNNSYTHYEGINGVIDEVKLFSKGMDIEYLRNKNFYNIDATRIIFNDFDNKRNMIKKKVHSQRYLATGGDFNDSPNDSAFCANGILLASRKLKPQVTEVKHAYQNIDIRDYDILNGKILIRNKNLFKNLKDYMLKWNYLVDGKVVQGDMAIVNVEPMSEIVFNIHDIEKINNLNGNEFFLNIGFVLNEGTNWANRGFEISNNQFKINLDNSLCEVNVNSKKIQNFIVNDLEDKFEVKSEEYYIVFNKASGNLKHYRYKNDDLINSELLIDFWNPLNDNERLFNIYDKVVFWKNISKINANNNYNVSYENGCIVIRFYRLIYDLNNSVLITTYRINEYGEISIDLYMELLKYGIPHARSVGFKVFIPTNFKNIQYYGRGPLENYNDRNKGSNLGEYKSNINNQFTDYMTPQRTGNITDIRWIDFYRNDGVGIRIENIHEFIQINASSYIDDEFEKKHSYQMSKYSSIIVNVRSKDYGSTFESFEDECINYIDKNHIYSFLFKLSPVFINNISIN
- a CDS encoding BMP family lipoprotein; amino-acid sequence: MKKRKLFPMFISIAASIFFLVGCNSISSTQENTSNNSDSGQVVEGRKLIVGMITDEGSLGDKSFNDITYKGLTKAKEDFGIDLQVLEPKQNTDFIPYMERLSKNSDLVVGVGYKLKEVISDASKKNSKVNYVMIDDVVEGDNVYNINFKEEEGSFLAGVLAGMMTKTNKIGFIGGTDSPLIKKFEVGFIAGVKSVNPEAGKLLEDGNTSRYAGTFSDVSKGYEIGKSLFDDGVDIVYHAAGAVGIGMFRAAKETGNYCIGVDQDQTLTLPEYEDVILTSMIKKLDIAVYDVVRKTLENGFVATTVELGLKDGAVSLVENKNGKVTQQVLDKVEEYSNKIKNGEIVVPKTIEELKNFNI